From Candidatus Syntrophoarchaeum caldarius, the proteins below share one genomic window:
- a CDS encoding iron(iii) ABC transporter, solute-binding protein — protein sequence MNLNKIGSLAMATLIVLASVTLLSIVPVSASDDFTLGIYGNANQDDTIDMRDVTKIARMICWLEDEVDLADAKYDGNINVLDIIQTELTILRRDKTLTVIDDTGEAVTLSKPVESFVYHGHNSYVYETLRAIGVADKIVGTSDRFVTPGKCRYSEAYYPELCGFTNVGILKSPDYEVVNTLRPDLVISDAEEYYDRTKTPDIPVIALDVRLSNFREATMKFGYIFDSVEKAEEYINWYDGWEETVNEKVETISDDEKPLVLICYYKPGTTSFSIPVRDHYRSVMVHAAGGKCVGDEFDGTGYVKVDAEWVIDRNPDVIIFSGANQYVGYDIEDPSDAIALINDFTSQPELAEVNAVKNNRVYLVSHSFILCGGASGLIGTVYYAKWMYPELFADMDAQEMQQEFVTDFQHLDLNVENCYCVYPPPA from the coding sequence ATGAATCTGAATAAGATTGGTAGTTTAGCGATGGCAACTTTGATAGTCCTTGCGTCTGTTACGCTTCTGAGCATTGTGCCAGTATCGGCATCAGATGATTTCACATTGGGCATCTATGGCAATGCAAACCAGGATGATACAATCGATATGCGGGATGTCACAAAGATCGCACGGATGATCTGCTGGCTCGAGGATGAGGTGGATTTAGCAGATGCAAAGTACGATGGGAATATAAATGTGCTTGATATAATCCAGACCGAGCTGACCATTCTGCGGAGAGATAAAACTCTGACGGTAATCGATGATACCGGAGAGGCAGTAACACTATCCAAGCCGGTAGAGAGCTTTGTGTATCATGGACATAACTCATACGTCTATGAAACACTGCGTGCAATCGGTGTAGCAGACAAGATCGTTGGTACCAGCGATCGATTCGTCACACCAGGCAAGTGCAGATATAGCGAGGCTTATTACCCCGAGCTCTGTGGTTTTACGAATGTTGGCATACTTAAATCACCTGACTACGAAGTGGTAAACACGCTGAGACCGGATCTCGTGATTAGCGATGCAGAGGAGTACTACGACCGTACAAAGACGCCAGACATTCCTGTTATAGCCCTAGATGTGAGACTTTCAAACTTCAGAGAGGCAACGATGAAATTCGGGTACATCTTCGATAGCGTGGAGAAGGCAGAGGAGTACATCAACTGGTATGACGGTTGGGAAGAAACGGTCAATGAGAAAGTCGAAACGATTTCAGATGATGAGAAGCCGCTGGTACTCATCTGTTACTACAAGCCAGGTACAACGTCATTCTCGATACCTGTCAGGGACCATTACAGAAGCGTGATGGTTCATGCAGCAGGAGGGAAATGCGTGGGAGATGAATTTGATGGTACGGGCTACGTTAAGGTAGATGCCGAATGGGTGATAGACCGAAATCCAGATGTCATCATATTTTCAGGGGCAAACCAGTATGTCGGATATGATATCGAGGATCCATCAGATGCAATCGCACTGATAAATGACTTCACAAGCCAACCTGAGCTTGCTGAGGTCAATGCGGTAAAGAACAACAGGGTGTATCTGGTAAGTCATTCGTTTATCCTTTGTGGGGGTGCAAGCGGTCTCATAGGCACGGTATACTACGCAAAATGGATGTATCCTGAGCTTTTCGCAGATATGGATGCACAGGAGATGCAGCAGGAGTTCGTGACAGACTTTCAGCATCTGGATCTGAATGTAGAGAACTGCTACTGTGTATATCCACCACCGGCCTGA
- a CDS encoding iron ABC transporter ATP-binding protein — MKLKVNNVEFSYNSTPVLEDVSMELDRSEMLGIVGPNGAGKSTLIRCIDRILKPTQGSIHLDGQEIEEMGMMEIARHIGYVPQSYSGVFPATVFDTVLVGRRPHIGWRSSESDEDKVWAILKMMGIEDLAMRDWSELSGGQQQKVLIARALAQEAGTLLLDEPTSNLDIRHQIEVMEILKDLVEKKGISAIMAVHDLNLASRYTDRVIIMKNGRIFDAGSPLDVLTPENIRSVYGVEVEVVNSSSGKPHIVPVRSVT; from the coding sequence TTGAAACTTAAAGTAAACAATGTTGAATTCAGCTATAATAGCACGCCAGTTCTTGAAGATGTATCTATGGAACTGGATCGATCAGAGATGCTCGGGATCGTTGGTCCGAATGGTGCTGGCAAATCCACGCTGATCCGGTGTATAGATAGGATCTTAAAGCCAACACAGGGGAGCATTCATCTTGACGGGCAGGAAATAGAGGAGATGGGCATGATGGAGATCGCAAGGCACATCGGATATGTGCCGCAGAGTTATTCTGGTGTGTTTCCAGCAACGGTCTTTGATACGGTTCTTGTGGGCAGGCGCCCTCACATCGGATGGCGGAGCAGTGAATCAGACGAAGATAAGGTATGGGCGATACTGAAGATGATGGGAATCGAGGATCTCGCCATGCGGGACTGGAGCGAGCTCAGCGGTGGTCAACAGCAGAAGGTGTTGATTGCAAGAGCGCTTGCCCAGGAGGCGGGCACGCTCTTACTCGATGAGCCCACTTCAAACCTTGACATAAGACACCAGATCGAGGTGATGGAAATCCTGAAGGATCTCGTGGAGAAAAAGGGGATCTCAGCGATAATGGCAGTCCATGACCTGAACCTTGCATCAAGATACACGGATCGTGTGATCATCATGAAAAACGGCAGAATATTTGACGCAGGCAGTCCCCTGGATGTCCTCACGCCTGAGAATATCAGATCGGTCTATGGCGTCGAGGTTGAGGTGGTCAACAGTAGCAGTGGAAAGCCACATATCGTGCCTGTGAGGTCTGTAACATAG
- a CDS encoding SAM-dependent methlyltransferase — MEKEKGEIESDWVKEKIKEYWDLTKEHAFFKDDEEEKAWRNFLYEEFGVEKLKILDVGTGNGSLALLLSEIGHDVVGIDISDGMLSVARTKAEERGVNPDLRIGDAESLEFEDESFDAVVSRIVLWTLPHPERAIAEWKRVLKPDGMVYTFEIDSSGRRRPGWIKRNLGLFLITLSERKNAWKRSNYSKEVNEKLPLGFEKPSSTIINKVELFRKGGFEDVSVFAMEEVSEISRKNREDVSLGYKLARGDIGNHAWYYIRGCKPEQVMI; from the coding sequence ATGGAAAAAGAAAAAGGAGAAATCGAATCTGATTGGGTAAAGGAGAAGATAAAAGAATACTGGGATCTTACAAAGGAGCATGCTTTCTTCAAGGATGATGAGGAAGAAAAGGCATGGAGAAACTTTCTCTATGAAGAGTTTGGTGTAGAAAAACTAAAAATACTGGATGTTGGCACTGGTAACGGCTCTCTGGCACTTCTTCTTTCCGAGATAGGGCATGATGTTGTGGGAATTGACATATCAGATGGAATGTTATCCGTAGCGAGAACGAAGGCAGAGGAGAGAGGAGTTAATCCAGATCTAAGGATTGGTGATGCTGAATCACTGGAATTCGAGGACGAAAGCTTCGATGCAGTCGTTAGCCGGATCGTCCTCTGGACACTCCCACATCCTGAGAGGGCTATAGCTGAGTGGAAGCGGGTGCTTAAGCCCGATGGGATGGTGTACACGTTTGAGATCGATTCATCCGGCAGAAGGAGGCCCGGGTGGATTAAGAGAAATCTGGGACTTTTCTTGATTACCTTATCTGAGCGAAAGAATGCATGGAAGAGGTCAAATTACAGCAAAGAAGTGAACGAAAAACTGCCGCTTGGCTTCGAGAAACCTTCTTCAACTATCATCAATAAGGTGGAACTTTTCAGGAAGGGTGGATTTGAGGATGTCTCGGTCTTTGCGATGGAAGAGGTGAGCGAGATATCCCGGAAGAATCGGGAGGACGTTTCACTGGGATATAAACTTGCACGGGGTGACATTGGCAATCATGCATGGTACTACATCAGGGGCTGTAAACCCGAGCAGGTGATGATATGA
- a CDS encoding iron(III) ABC transporter, periplasmic binding protein, which produces MNLNKIGSLAMATLIVLASVTLLSIVPVSASGDFTLGIYGNANQDDTIDMRDVTKIARMICWLEDEVELADAKYDGNINVLDIIQTELVILGREKELTVLDSADRTVTVKEPVERVVPLHMRHAGTVCVLGADDKVVGVDSTVISRGRLFPELSTLPSIGTVRVPDLEQILMLNPDLIITFTNFPDPASLEDKLPDTVSVIRMDLSRADDIPREMKMLGYILGRVSVADDYIAWYDGYVDAVKERVSAIPAEERVNVFMEREKKTGKDPLVRWAYASGTGYTDLCAVAGGINIAEDYIDYHGDVETEWVVDQNPDVIIGLSYKGGYEVDDDTAMREYYEEIIGLPGFENVTAVKDDRVHIISGDFSIGAQLPIGIVTVAKWFYPDKFEDLDPDEIHEEFLTEFMQIEYDLDEWGVFVYPDI; this is translated from the coding sequence ATGAATCTGAATAAGATTGGTAGTTTAGCGATGGCAACTTTGATAGTCCTTGCGTCTGTTACGCTTCTGAGCATTGTGCCAGTATCGGCATCAGGTGACTTCACATTGGGCATCTATGGCAATGCAAACCAGGATGATACGATCGATATGCGGGATGTCACAAAGATCGCACGGATGATCTGCTGGCTCGAGGATGAGGTGGAGTTAGCAGATGCGAAGTACGATGGGAATATAAATGTGCTTGATATAATCCAGACTGAGCTTGTTATACTTGGAAGAGAGAAGGAGTTAACGGTTCTTGATTCTGCTGACAGGACGGTGACGGTTAAGGAGCCAGTTGAGAGGGTGGTTCCCCTTCACATGCGCCATGCAGGAACAGTCTGCGTGCTGGGTGCGGATGATAAAGTGGTTGGCGTAGATAGTACGGTGATCTCACGCGGAAGGCTTTTTCCGGAACTCAGCACGCTGCCTTCCATTGGGACAGTACGGGTACCTGACCTGGAGCAGATATTGATGCTTAACCCGGATCTGATCATTACGTTCACAAACTTCCCTGACCCCGCCTCTCTTGAGGATAAGCTACCTGACACGGTATCTGTTATCCGTATGGACCTCTCAAGGGCAGATGATATACCAAGGGAGATGAAGATGCTTGGCTACATACTCGGCAGAGTCTCTGTGGCAGATGATTATATTGCCTGGTATGACGGGTATGTAGATGCGGTGAAGGAAAGGGTCTCAGCAATTCCAGCAGAGGAACGGGTCAACGTCTTTATGGAAAGGGAAAAGAAGACAGGGAAAGACCCACTTGTTCGATGGGCCTATGCATCAGGGACGGGATACACTGACCTATGTGCTGTGGCAGGTGGTATAAACATCGCGGAGGATTATATCGACTATCACGGCGATGTCGAGACGGAATGGGTGGTTGACCAGAATCCAGATGTTATCATCGGATTATCCTACAAAGGTGGGTATGAGGTGGATGATGATACAGCGATGAGGGAGTATTACGAGGAGATAATTGGTCTGCCAGGCTTTGAGAACGTCACCGCGGTTAAAGATGATCGAGTTCATATAATCTCGGGTGACTTCTCAATCGGAGCACAGCTGCCCATCGGGATTGTAACGGTTGCAAAATGGTTCTATCCAGATAAATTCGAGGATCTTGATCCGGATGAGATTCACGAGGAGTTTCTCACGGAGTTTATGCAAATAGAGTACGATCTTGACGAATGGGGCGTGTTTGTGTACCCTGATATCTGA
- a CDS encoding peptide ABC transporter substrate-binding protein — MNLNKIGGLAMVTLMVLSILLPFTVMPASATLFGDANTDTTIDMRDVTKIARMICWLDPETDAADANNDGSVNVLDIIYTELIILERVPFPGGELRAAMIFGPKSDSLDPAYSWTGWYVRKAGIYETLFSYDENMRLQDELATGYSQISDTEWRIYLRDGVRFHDGTPLNADAVIYSLERVMDPSNSRHTQYDFIESVSKFDEHTVTIITKEPYAPTIASLTDPVVSIVSPAANDLAHNPVGTGPFKFVDHEQGVSLTVTRNDDYWGGAVKLEGAIFYYVSDPLTRSLMLEGDDVDIARGIPQSEYNEIEDDPDLEVLTKETLRTYFMYVNTRKAPLDDVRVRQAINYCIDREEIVDTALEGVGGTPTKSVFPSILPWSANDELEGYTFNQAEALSLLEAAGITDTDGDGWLDYNGETFELTIKTYTKRPELQPTAEVMVSQLEDIGIKASVIILETGALKADMNDGNFDLALYAWGTAPTGDPDYFLSYHFESTGKYAGWTGYSNPDVDNWIELGRRTMNEDDRYEYYANVQEQILEDSPEIFVFYQNELVGENTRVIGYEIFPNEISFLTKDVYIGK, encoded by the coding sequence ATGAATCTGAATAAGATTGGTGGTTTGGCGATGGTAACTTTGATGGTGCTATCGATTCTACTGCCATTTACAGTTATGCCCGCGTCTGCAACACTCTTCGGTGATGCGAACACTGATACAACGATCGATATGCGGGATGTGACAAAGATCGCACGGATGATCTGCTGGCTCGATCCAGAGACAGACGCTGCAGATGCAAATAACGATGGATCTGTGAATGTGCTTGATATAATTTATACAGAGCTTATCATCCTTGAACGAGTGCCGTTTCCAGGTGGTGAACTCAGGGCAGCGATGATATTTGGGCCCAAAAGTGATTCACTCGATCCAGCTTACTCGTGGACAGGATGGTATGTGAGAAAAGCCGGGATTTACGAGACACTCTTCAGCTATGACGAGAATATGAGACTTCAAGATGAGCTTGCAACAGGTTACAGCCAGATCAGCGATACCGAGTGGAGGATATACCTGCGAGACGGTGTCAGGTTCCATGACGGCACACCACTAAACGCTGATGCCGTGATCTACTCCCTTGAGCGGGTGATGGATCCTTCAAACAGCAGGCACACACAGTACGACTTTATTGAGTCTGTATCAAAGTTTGATGAACACACGGTGACAATCATAACAAAAGAACCTTATGCCCCAACGATCGCAAGTTTGACAGATCCTGTGGTCTCGATCGTGAGTCCCGCGGCAAACGATCTCGCTCATAACCCTGTAGGTACAGGTCCGTTCAAGTTTGTCGACCATGAACAGGGTGTGAGTTTAACTGTTACAAGAAACGATGACTACTGGGGTGGGGCTGTCAAGCTCGAGGGTGCGATCTTCTACTATGTGAGCGATCCATTGACAAGGTCACTCATGCTCGAGGGTGATGATGTCGATATCGCACGGGGTATACCACAGAGTGAGTACAATGAGATCGAGGATGATCCCGATCTCGAGGTTCTGACCAAAGAGACGCTTCGGACCTACTTCATGTATGTGAATACGAGGAAAGCACCGCTTGATGATGTGAGGGTTAGACAGGCTATAAACTATTGCATCGATCGTGAAGAGATCGTTGATACAGCACTTGAAGGTGTCGGTGGCACGCCTACAAAGAGTGTCTTCCCATCGATTTTACCATGGTCTGCAAATGACGAGCTGGAGGGATACACGTTCAATCAGGCAGAAGCACTATCGCTACTTGAAGCGGCTGGTATTACAGACACCGATGGCGATGGCTGGCTTGATTATAATGGTGAGACCTTTGAGCTTACGATAAAGACCTACACCAAGCGACCTGAGCTCCAGCCAACTGCTGAAGTGATGGTGAGCCAGCTTGAGGATATCGGGATCAAGGCAAGTGTGATTATCCTTGAAACAGGTGCTCTGAAGGCTGATATGAATGACGGTAACTTCGATCTTGCGCTCTATGCATGGGGTACCGCCCCGACAGGAGATCCGGACTACTTCCTCTCGTACCACTTTGAGTCAACAGGAAAGTATGCGGGATGGACAGGTTATTCAAACCCTGATGTGGATAACTGGATAGAGCTTGGACGGAGAACGATGAACGAGGACGATCGATATGAGTACTATGCCAATGTACAGGAGCAGATACTCGAGGACTCGCCAGAGATCTTTGTATTCTATCAGAACGAACTTGTAGGAGAGAATACACGGGTAATCGGCTATGAGATATTCCCGAACGAGATATCTTTCCTGACAAAGGATGTGTACATTGGAAAATAG
- a CDS encoding secreted protein containing Cellulosome anchoring protein, cohesin region domain protein, translating to MIKGKIDAVVLVAVMLLAPVAYAGMMGSVAATNIPTVTVSVPEYISGSFEATIEVEDVSNLNSGQFDLTFDPTVINVTDVLDGEIDGVTIPIDMWEFMSDDTVRVLFKLPDVDTASGSGYLAKISFKVKGEDGDASELEISEGLLVDVEAEDINSEWNDAAVTVLWPTVRVNTPEYVTTSFDTTIEVEDISNLNSGQFDLTFDPDVINVTDVLDGEIDGVTIPIDMWEFMSDDTVRVLFKLPDVDTASGSGYLAKINFEVKGENGDTSELTISEGLLVDYDGEGMDANWNGAALTVAMGPSVTINAPAAASDSFEVQVEIDDVEDLDAAQFDLSFDPNLLAVTSVSDGEIDGEAVPVKKWSLDPADPGKLRVVLDLPGVKGVSGSGVLARIGFDPVGDGVSELVLDNVTLGDINADDIKGVRLESSTVEVTLPRPGGTVISISDIAAIGTITVPITIENATNVGSCDLTLSYDPTIVIVSDVGGGEFDSLQANLEDASDGIIRIGTYQTSSPGLNGDVVLAEVTLMTMGDIESSTTLDLEVTTLKDATPECNPIPCLVEDGSFTVLLKGDANGDGRIDMADCMYLAKNILGISGFEQIVEAAVDVNGDGEIDMADCMYLAKHILDIAGFEELK from the coding sequence GTGATAAAAGGTAAGATAGATGCAGTGGTGCTTGTGGCAGTTATGCTACTTGCGCCAGTGGCGTATGCAGGTATGATGGGGAGCGTTGCAGCAACGAATATCCCAACAGTTACAGTCAGCGTGCCCGAGTATATCTCCGGAAGCTTCGAGGCAACGATCGAGGTGGAGGATGTTTCCAATCTCAACTCAGGGCAGTTTGACCTGACATTTGATCCGACCGTGATCAATGTGACAGATGTACTTGATGGTGAGATCGATGGTGTGACGATCCCGATCGATATGTGGGAGTTTATGAGTGATGATACGGTAAGGGTCCTCTTCAAGTTACCCGATGTTGATACTGCGAGTGGCTCAGGGTACCTTGCAAAGATCAGTTTCAAGGTGAAAGGGGAAGACGGTGATGCGAGCGAGCTTGAGATCTCAGAGGGATTGCTGGTTGACGTGGAGGCAGAAGATATCAACTCGGAATGGAATGATGCTGCGGTAACTGTTCTATGGCCGACGGTGCGTGTTAACACTCCCGAATATGTAACCACGAGCTTCGATACCACAATCGAGGTGGAGGATATTTCTAATCTCAACTCAGGGCAGTTCGACCTGACATTTGATCCAGACGTGATCAATGTGACAGATGTACTTGATGGTGAGATTGATGGCGTGACGATCCCGATCGATATGTGGGAGTTTATGAGTGATGATACGGTAAGGGTCCTCTTCAAGTTACCCGATGTTGATACTGCGAGTGGTTCAGGGTACCTTGCAAAGATAAACTTTGAGGTGAAAGGAGAGAATGGTGATACAAGTGAGCTTACAATCTCAGAGGGATTGCTGGTAGACTATGATGGGGAGGGAATGGATGCAAACTGGAATGGCGCTGCACTCACCGTTGCAATGGGTCCCTCAGTAACGATCAACGCTCCAGCAGCAGCATCAGATAGCTTTGAGGTTCAGGTCGAGATAGATGATGTGGAAGATCTCGATGCAGCCCAGTTTGATCTGAGCTTTGATCCGAATCTGCTCGCGGTTACATCCGTAAGCGATGGTGAGATAGATGGTGAAGCTGTACCTGTTAAAAAGTGGAGCCTCGACCCGGCTGATCCAGGCAAACTCAGGGTGGTTCTCGATCTTCCAGGCGTTAAAGGTGTGAGCGGTTCAGGTGTGCTTGCAAGAATCGGTTTCGATCCTGTAGGGGATGGTGTGAGCGAGCTTGTACTCGATAATGTGACGCTGGGCGATATCAATGCAGATGATATCAAAGGGGTACGGCTTGAAAGCTCAACAGTGGAGGTTACTCTACCCAGACCCGGTGGAACGGTCATATCAATCAGTGATATTGCAGCCATAGGGACGATCACAGTACCGATTACAATCGAGAACGCCACGAATGTCGGCTCATGCGATCTGACTTTGAGTTATGATCCTACGATCGTTATCGTATCAGATGTTGGGGGAGGTGAGTTCGATAGCCTTCAGGCAAACCTTGAGGATGCATCTGATGGTATCATCCGAATCGGTACATACCAGACATCAAGCCCGGGCCTCAATGGCGACGTCGTACTTGCAGAGGTTACCCTCATGACAATGGGTGATATAGAGTCATCCACCACGCTTGATCTTGAGGTTACAACCCTGAAAGACGCAACGCCCGAATGCAACCCAATTCCATGCCTTGTCGAGGATGGAAGCTTCACCGTGCTTTTGAAGGGTGATGCAAACGGTGATGGCAGGATAGATATGGCAGATTGTATGTATCTTGCGAAGAATATCCTGGGTATCAGCGGTTTTGAGCAAATCGTTGAGGCGGCTGTGGATGTCAACGGTGACGGTGAGATCGATATGGCAGATTGCATGTATCTCGCAAAACACATCCTCGATATTGCTGGGTTTGAGGAGCTTAAGTGA
- a CDS encoding nucleoside recognition domain-containing protein, translating into MNPGNIIFEALEIFKLVLPFMFFGLFLASLIRLSPYFKHIGLPMSRLASTSNLSAECSTVLTMFFVNNWATLAMLSDFYRKKLVSEKEVIITMLVGFLPKGVHVTLFFMAPIAIPVLGLSVGGVYILMELLIYLGITAVGIGLGRLWLYPQMPGEFEDGNREATAWPERLKISLTESVTQFKKIVVVLIPTVIVVLLLLDLGLLDPITEACGPLLDSVGLPSSSMIVIAASLMSQMAAIGAVGTLLGSGLISPLHCLILLFMAHFLHMGIGCIRLGLPMNISLFGRSLGLKATLITYSMLELGTALVIFSLAGLL; encoded by the coding sequence GTGAACCCAGGCAATATCATCTTTGAGGCGCTTGAGATCTTCAAGCTGGTTCTACCTTTCATGTTTTTTGGACTGTTTTTAGCCAGTCTCATCCGCCTCTCGCCTTATTTTAAGCATATTGGATTGCCTATGTCACGTCTTGCATCAACCTCAAATCTCTCTGCGGAGTGTTCAACAGTGCTCACAATGTTCTTTGTTAACAACTGGGCCACGCTTGCAATGCTCTCTGATTTCTATCGAAAAAAGCTGGTAAGTGAAAAAGAGGTAATTATAACGATGCTCGTTGGCTTTCTTCCAAAAGGGGTGCATGTTACCCTATTTTTCATGGCACCCATTGCAATCCCGGTACTCGGTCTTTCAGTTGGAGGGGTATACATATTGATGGAACTTTTAATCTATCTCGGAATCACCGCGGTTGGAATAGGACTGGGGAGGCTATGGCTCTATCCACAGATGCCTGGAGAGTTTGAGGATGGGAATCGCGAGGCGACCGCATGGCCGGAGAGATTGAAGATAAGCCTTACGGAGAGCGTGACTCAGTTCAAAAAGATAGTTGTGGTCTTGATCCCTACTGTGATAGTGGTCCTGTTACTTCTTGATCTTGGGCTGCTTGACCCGATCACCGAAGCCTGTGGCCCACTCTTAGATTCAGTGGGCCTTCCTTCTTCAAGCATGATAGTCATCGCTGCAAGCCTTATGAGCCAGATGGCTGCCATAGGAGCGGTCGGTACACTTCTCGGGAGTGGGTTGATCTCCCCTCTACACTGTTTGATCTTATTATTTATGGCACACTTCCTCCACATGGGTATAGGATGTATCAGACTGGGGCTTCCGATGAACATCTCACTCTTTGGCAGGTCACTGGGGTTAAAAGCTACGCTGATAACTTATTCGATGCTGGAGCTTGGCACCGCACTCGTCATCTTTTCGCTTGCTGGATTGCTCTGA
- a CDS encoding Bacterial transport system permease protein, which yields MSAAEITVTDSGAQEEYKKYIGRKITFILSSFLLLILIFGISASLGSADITIWDAYAAFLHRFFPDHFHTSWLADTCVWNLRLPRIMLGIIAGTGLAIAGSVMQGVLKNPLASPYTLGISAGAGFGASLAIIAGAGFVGGEYLIIGNAFVFAILCSFIIIGFASRRGATPETMILAGIAILYIFSASTTLLQYFGEEEAVAQSVFWMVGDLDRASWGNVTMAGIVVAACVPLLMIKSWDLNALTAGDEAAQSMGVNVKRVRVFTMLLVSLLVASIVCFTGTIGFIGLVAPHITRIAIGGDNRFLLPASGLAGAVLLVGADIVARRIIAPVIIPVGAITAFMGGPLFLYLIMRMRREYF from the coding sequence ATGAGTGCAGCAGAGATAACCGTGACGGATAGCGGTGCCCAGGAGGAATATAAAAAGTACATCGGGAGGAAGATTACATTTATCCTTTCCTCCTTCCTTCTTTTAATTCTCATCTTTGGCATATCCGCATCACTTGGATCGGCAGATATAACGATATGGGATGCGTATGCTGCATTTCTTCATAGATTTTTCCCGGATCACTTCCATACAAGCTGGCTTGCAGATACATGCGTCTGGAATCTGAGGCTTCCTCGCATCATGCTTGGCATCATCGCCGGTACCGGTCTTGCGATAGCAGGATCTGTGATGCAGGGGGTACTCAAGAATCCTCTTGCAAGTCCCTATACGCTTGGGATTTCAGCAGGTGCCGGTTTTGGCGCATCTCTTGCTATAATCGCAGGCGCAGGTTTTGTTGGAGGGGAGTATCTCATAATAGGAAATGCTTTTGTCTTTGCAATCTTATGTTCATTCATCATCATCGGTTTTGCAAGCAGAAGAGGGGCGACACCTGAGACGATGATCCTTGCAGGTATCGCAATTCTCTATATATTCTCTGCATCCACAACACTACTCCAGTACTTTGGCGAGGAGGAGGCTGTGGCACAATCGGTATTCTGGATGGTTGGTGATCTTGACAGGGCATCGTGGGGCAATGTAACGATGGCTGGTATCGTGGTTGCAGCCTGTGTCCCTTTACTTATGATAAAATCATGGGATCTCAATGCGCTGACTGCTGGTGATGAGGCAGCACAGAGTATGGGTGTAAATGTTAAGCGTGTCAGAGTATTTACCATGCTGCTTGTAAGCCTTCTCGTTGCCAGCATCGTCTGCTTCACAGGTACGATCGGTTTCATAGGGCTTGTTGCACCGCATATAACGCGCATTGCCATTGGGGGGGATAATAGATTTTTACTTCCGGCATCAGGTCTGGCGGGTGCAGTGTTACTTGTTGGAGCGGATATCGTAGCAAGAAGAATTATTGCACCGGTTATTATCCCTGTGGGCGCGATTACAGCCTTTATGGGGGGTCCCCTGTTTTTGTATCTTATAATGAGAATGAGGAGGGAGTACTTTTGA
- a CDS encoding type 11 methyltransferase, whose product MNNTKNMIKDYWNGRSSTFDNSPGHVIANRREETAWKSLLQEKIGETAKRVLDIGTGTGFLSIMLAEMGYEVVGLDISEEMLKRANKKAMDRGVELEFKLGDAENLPFETGSFDAIVNRAVLWTLPDPKNALTEWRRVLKPGGKLCFFLHEPHPDGMSHRVRKQIGNLFILIFERRNPWNSLYDSGKLGIELPFGGGVEPSVIIELLEETGFRQVSAEPMVEIGRLKREGIPLYHKIATSKHVQYCYTALKPNGDELSQA is encoded by the coding sequence ATGAACAATACGAAGAATATGATAAAGGACTACTGGAATGGTAGATCATCGACCTTTGACAACTCTCCAGGGCACGTCATTGCCAATAGACGAGAAGAAACAGCATGGAAGTCTCTTCTTCAAGAAAAAATCGGTGAAACCGCTAAGAGAGTCCTTGACATAGGCACTGGTACAGGTTTTCTCTCGATTATGCTTGCTGAGATGGGATATGAGGTTGTTGGGCTTGATATATCAGAGGAGATGCTAAAAAGAGCAAATAAGAAGGCAATGGATCGGGGTGTTGAACTTGAGTTCAAACTGGGCGATGCTGAGAATCTTCCCTTTGAAACCGGATCATTCGATGCGATCGTGAATAGAGCGGTTCTATGGACGCTTCCAGATCCGAAGAATGCACTTACTGAGTGGAGACGTGTCCTGAAACCCGGCGGAAAACTCTGCTTCTTCCTTCATGAACCGCATCCAGATGGAATGAGCCATCGAGTTCGAAAACAGATTGGAAACCTGTTCATCCTCATTTTTGAGAGAAGAAATCCATGGAACTCACTCTATGACAGCGGGAAATTGGGGATAGAGCTTCCGTTCGGGGGTGGTGTGGAGCCGTCTGTGATAATTGAGCTTTTAGAAGAGACTGGATTCAGGCAGGTCTCTGCTGAGCCGATGGTAGAGATAGGCAGGTTAAAAAGAGAGGGTATACCTCTGTATCATAAAATAGCAACCAGCAAACACGTTCAGTACTGTTATACCGCTCTTAAACCGAATGGAGATGAACTTTCACAGGCGTAA